A region from the Drosophila takahashii strain IR98-3 E-12201 chromosome 2L, DtakHiC1v2, whole genome shotgun sequence genome encodes:
- the drongo gene encoding alpha-protein kinase 1 isoform X2 — MATFTQDEIDFLRSHGNELCAKTWLGLWDPKRAAHQQEQRELMMDKYERKRYYLEPASPLKSLANAVNLKSSVPVTNHIQNGQHHNGYASIHLTPPAAQRTSANGLQKMANNSSSNSSSGNSSSSISRPHHHHHNHNHHNNSSSQNNNHDAFGLGGGLSSLNSAGSTSTGALSDTSSCASNGFGADSDFVADFGSANIFDATSAARSTGSPAVSSVSSVGSSNGYAKVQPLRAAHLQQQQQQLQMQQQQQLLNGNGHQGGAENFADFDHAPIFNAVAPPTFHDWISDWSRRGFHDPFDDCDESPPTPNPPFPAQVSAAVSSPPLPTVKEEPEELAWNFWQEEMLIEEGHHQDQQSLFHGTTPFSPSNPFLTYSSNEEHHLPAPSPPEKPSYSYLLFSSISNSSLEEEVQADDQEMNILNANFHDFFTWSAPLQNGHATSPPKGGSAAMAPSEDRYAALKDLDEQLRELKASETATEAPTPTNGNGQATDAFGGALNNNPNPFKGQPQQQQQLSSHMVNPFQQQQQQQHLHQNLYGQLTLIPNAYGSSPQQQMGHHLLQQQQQLQQHQQQQSFFNFNNNNGFTISQGLPNGCGFGSMQPAPVMANNPFAASGAMNTNNPFL; from the exons ATGGCCACATTCACACAGGACGAGATCGACTTCCTGCGCAGCCACGGCAACGAGCTGTGTGCCAAGACCTGGCTGGGATTGTGGGATCCCAAGCGGGCCGCCCACCAGCAGGAGCAGCGTGAGCTGATGATGGACAAGTACGAGCGCAAGAGGTACTACCTGGAGCCGGCCAGTCCGCTCAAGTCGCTGGCCAATGCGGTCAATCTGAAGTCATCCGTTCCGGTAACGAATCACATTCAGAATGGCCAGCACCACAACGGTTATGCCAGCATTCATCTGACTCCGCCGGCTGCACAGAGGACCTCGGCCAATGGATTGCAGAAAATGGCCAACAATTCATCCAGTAACAGCTCCTCGGGAAACTCCTCCTCTTCGATCAGCCGgccacatcatcatcatcataacCATAATCATCACAACAACAGTAGCAGCCAAAATAACAATCACGATGCCTTTGGTTTGGGTGGCGGATTGAGCAGCCTCAACAGCGCAGGTTCCACATCCACGGGAGCTCTTTCCGACACCAGCAGTTGTGCCAGCAATGGCTTCGGTGCGGACTCCGATTTTGTGGCCGACTTTGGTTCGGCCAACATCTTCGATGCCACATCAGCAGCGCGCTCGACAGGATCGCCGGCAGTGTCCTCCGTCTCCTCGGTGGGCTCTAGCAATGGCTACGCCAAGGTGCAGCCCCTCCGGGCAGCTCAtctacagcagcagcaacagcaacttcagatgcaacagcagcagcagctcctcaATGGAAATGGTCACCAGGGTGGTGCTGAGAACTTTGCCGACTTCGATCATGCACCCATCTTCAATGCAGTGG CTCCACCAACTTTTCACGATTGGATCAGCGACTGGAGCAGGCGGGGCTTCCACGATCCCTTTGACGATTGCGATGAGTCGCCACCGACTCCGAATCCTCCATTTCCTGCTCAAGTTTCCGCTGCGGTATCATCGCCACCACTGCCAACTGTAAAAGAAGAACCAGAAGAGCTGGCGTGGAACTTCTGGCAGGAGGAGATGCTAATAGAGGAAGGGCATCATCAGGATCAGCAGTCCCTTTTCCATGGCACTACGCCTTTCTCACCCTCGAATCCCTTCCTGACCTACTCAAGCAATGAGGAACACCATCTTCCGGCACCATCTCCTCCAGAGAAGCCCTCCTATTCGTATTTGTTGTTCAGCTCCATATCAAACAGTTCCCTAGAGGAAGAAGTTCAGGCGGACGATCAAGagatgaatattttaaatgccaatttcCATGATTTCTTTACGTGGA GTGCTCCCTTGCAGAATGGCCATGCGACAAGTCCGCCGAAAGGCGGAAGTGCTGCCATGGCGCCCAGTGAGGATCGATATGCCGCTCTCAAGGATCTGGACGAGCAGCTGAGGGAACTGAAGGCCAGCGAAACTGCCACGGAGGCGCCCACGCCCACTAATGGCAATGGCCAGGCCACAGATGCCTTTGGTGGCG CCCTCAACAACAATCCAAATCCCTTCAAGGGgcagccacagcagcagcagcagctcagtAGCCACATGGTGAATCCattccagcagcaacagcagcagcagcacctccATCAGAATCTCTATGGCCAGTTGACGCTCATACCAAATGCCTACGGCAGCAGTCCCCAGCAGCAGATGGGGCACCAtctcctccagcagcagcagcagcttcagcagcatcagcagcagcagagcttCTTCAacttcaacaacaacaatgggtTCACCATCTCACAGGGTCTGCCCAACGGCTGCGGCTTTGGCAGCATGCAGCCCGCTCCGGTGATGGCCAACAATCCCTTTGCA GCCAGCGGCGCCATGAACACCAACAATCCATTCTTATGA
- the drongo gene encoding alpha-protein kinase 1 isoform X1 has product MAVVRKKQDDKYLLALRELVASGSGGNRQCFDCGQKGPTYVNMTIGSFVCTRCSGVLRGLTPPHRVKSISMATFTQDEIDFLRSHGNELCAKTWLGLWDPKRAAHQQEQRELMMDKYERKRYYLEPASPLKSLANAVNLKSSVPVTNHIQNGQHHNGYASIHLTPPAAQRTSANGLQKMANNSSSNSSSGNSSSSISRPHHHHHNHNHHNNSSSQNNNHDAFGLGGGLSSLNSAGSTSTGALSDTSSCASNGFGADSDFVADFGSANIFDATSAARSTGSPAVSSVSSVGSSNGYAKVQPLRAAHLQQQQQQLQMQQQQQLLNGNGHQGGAENFADFDHAPIFNAVAPPTFHDWISDWSRRGFHDPFDDCDESPPTPNPPFPAQVSAAVSSPPLPTVKEEPEELAWNFWQEEMLIEEGHHQDQQSLFHGTTPFSPSNPFLTYSSNEEHHLPAPSPPEKPSYSYLLFSSISNSSLEEEVQADDQEMNILNANFHDFFTWSAPLQNGHATSPPKGGSAAMAPSEDRYAALKDLDEQLRELKASETATEAPTPTNGNGQATDAFGGALNNNPNPFKGQPQQQQQLSSHMVNPFQQQQQQQHLHQNLYGQLTLIPNAYGSSPQQQMGHHLLQQQQQLQQHQQQQSFFNFNNNNGFTISQGLPNGCGFGSMQPAPVMANNPFAASGAMNTNNPFL; this is encoded by the exons ACGCGGTTTGACGCCACCACATCGGGTGAAATCCATATCGATGGCCACATTCACACAGGACGAGATCGACTTCCTGCGCAGCCACGGCAACGAGCTGTGTGCCAAGACCTGGCTGGGATTGTGGGATCCCAAGCGGGCCGCCCACCAGCAGGAGCAGCGTGAGCTGATGATGGACAAGTACGAGCGCAAGAGGTACTACCTGGAGCCGGCCAGTCCGCTCAAGTCGCTGGCCAATGCGGTCAATCTGAAGTCATCCGTTCCGGTAACGAATCACATTCAGAATGGCCAGCACCACAACGGTTATGCCAGCATTCATCTGACTCCGCCGGCTGCACAGAGGACCTCGGCCAATGGATTGCAGAAAATGGCCAACAATTCATCCAGTAACAGCTCCTCGGGAAACTCCTCCTCTTCGATCAGCCGgccacatcatcatcatcataacCATAATCATCACAACAACAGTAGCAGCCAAAATAACAATCACGATGCCTTTGGTTTGGGTGGCGGATTGAGCAGCCTCAACAGCGCAGGTTCCACATCCACGGGAGCTCTTTCCGACACCAGCAGTTGTGCCAGCAATGGCTTCGGTGCGGACTCCGATTTTGTGGCCGACTTTGGTTCGGCCAACATCTTCGATGCCACATCAGCAGCGCGCTCGACAGGATCGCCGGCAGTGTCCTCCGTCTCCTCGGTGGGCTCTAGCAATGGCTACGCCAAGGTGCAGCCCCTCCGGGCAGCTCAtctacagcagcagcaacagcaacttcagatgcaacagcagcagcagctcctcaATGGAAATGGTCACCAGGGTGGTGCTGAGAACTTTGCCGACTTCGATCATGCACCCATCTTCAATGCAGTGG CTCCACCAACTTTTCACGATTGGATCAGCGACTGGAGCAGGCGGGGCTTCCACGATCCCTTTGACGATTGCGATGAGTCGCCACCGACTCCGAATCCTCCATTTCCTGCTCAAGTTTCCGCTGCGGTATCATCGCCACCACTGCCAACTGTAAAAGAAGAACCAGAAGAGCTGGCGTGGAACTTCTGGCAGGAGGAGATGCTAATAGAGGAAGGGCATCATCAGGATCAGCAGTCCCTTTTCCATGGCACTACGCCTTTCTCACCCTCGAATCCCTTCCTGACCTACTCAAGCAATGAGGAACACCATCTTCCGGCACCATCTCCTCCAGAGAAGCCCTCCTATTCGTATTTGTTGTTCAGCTCCATATCAAACAGTTCCCTAGAGGAAGAAGTTCAGGCGGACGATCAAGagatgaatattttaaatgccaatttcCATGATTTCTTTACGTGGA GTGCTCCCTTGCAGAATGGCCATGCGACAAGTCCGCCGAAAGGCGGAAGTGCTGCCATGGCGCCCAGTGAGGATCGATATGCCGCTCTCAAGGATCTGGACGAGCAGCTGAGGGAACTGAAGGCCAGCGAAACTGCCACGGAGGCGCCCACGCCCACTAATGGCAATGGCCAGGCCACAGATGCCTTTGGTGGCG CCCTCAACAACAATCCAAATCCCTTCAAGGGgcagccacagcagcagcagcagctcagtAGCCACATGGTGAATCCattccagcagcaacagcagcagcagcacctccATCAGAATCTCTATGGCCAGTTGACGCTCATACCAAATGCCTACGGCAGCAGTCCCCAGCAGCAGATGGGGCACCAtctcctccagcagcagcagcagcttcagcagcatcagcagcagcagagcttCTTCAacttcaacaacaacaatgggtTCACCATCTCACAGGGTCTGCCCAACGGCTGCGGCTTTGGCAGCATGCAGCCCGCTCCGGTGATGGCCAACAATCCCTTTGCA GCCAGCGGCGCCATGAACACCAACAATCCATTCTTATGA